In Streptomyces sp. NBC_00344, the genomic window CGTAACGCGTATTGAACGGCAGGCCGTCGGGACCGTACTCGTCGATCAGGTACTCCCGCACCTCGGGATCCATCGTCCACTCGTTGAGAAAGGCGATCTGGTTGAACCAGCAGGGCCGGCCACTGGCCGGATGGTGGACCACTGCGCTGCGACGCTGTCCGGTGCGCAGGCCGCCGACCGGATTCCAGGTACATTCGATGGCGTTGGCACGGCAGTAGCGCTCAACGGCTTCCGGATCACTGGTCCCGAAGGCCTGATCCAACGACGCACCGATCTCGTCGTGGTAACTGCGGGTCAGCAACCAGCCCTCCCGCGCGAACCGTTCGGTCAGGGGCGGCGGCAGGGCGTCGAGTACGGCCGTCGAGTCGGCCACTGCGGTAGCCCCGCCCTCGGTGGGCGCACCGAGACACGCGAACAGCATGAGGCCGGGAAACTCCAGCGCGTAACTCAGCTCGTGATGCATACACATCGGCTGGTTCGGAGGCCACTTCGACGAGGAGTACACGCCGTCGGAGTAGACCGCCCGGGGGGCGAAGGCCTCCCGCTCGGCCACTGGAGTGACACCCAACTCCCGGAGTACGGCGGCGACATCCGCCGGAGCACGCACCCCGAGGCCGCGGACCAGGACCGACCCGTGCTCGGCGACGGCCGCGCGCAGCGCGTCCCGGTTACCGGCCGTCCAGCGCGCCGGGTCGTCGGTGGCGCCGACCCGCAGTACCGGAGGTTTGCCGTGGTCCGTATCGAGTTCGGTTGCTGCGATGTGAAGTGAGGCCAACATCGTGCTCTTCCTCTCAGTGGTGGTGGCTGTGGCAGCTGCCGGATGGGGAGCCGGACAGCACGATCTGTGCGACGTCCTGGGTGCAGTTCCGGAGGAAGGACCGGCCGCCGCCGGCCAGTTCGTGGAGGTCGACGCTGTTCGCCGCCACCTGCCGCTCGTGGTGATGTCGTGGGAAGTCCGCTGTGTGTGGGGCACCGGCCGAGACGACCACGGTGAGCGGGGCCGACAACTGCACGGCCAGTGGGGTGTCCAGCGCGTCATCGAGCAGCTGTGCGCCCAGGAACACCCGCCGGACATCCACCCCGCGCTCTTCCAGCCGCCTGGCAGTTGCCACAGCGAACGGCATCCCCGCGGACTGGCCCCACAGCCGGAGCCCGGTCAGACCGAGGCCGATGATCTCCTCTGCGATCTGTTCGGCGACGAGTGCGGGCGTTTCATCCGCCCCGGCCGTGCCGGGGCCGGGAAGCACTACCGCGTAGAGTGCGGGCCCGCTGCCGTGCAGTGCCCTGGCCAGGGTTTCGAAGTCATCCGTGTTTCCTTCGCCGCTGGGGAAGCACACCAGGGAACCTGCCTGCGCGCCGCCCGGCTCCGACAACGGACGGAGCAGTCCCGAGCGATGCTCGGACCCACCGTCGATCAGACCGGCGAGATCGGAGAGGATCGGGTGCCGGGCAACGTCCGTGACAGAGACCAGACGCCCCAGGTCAATCGCGAGCTTGACGGCTGACAGCGAGGTGCCACCCAGGCCGAAGAAGTCGTCCTGACGGCCTATCCGGTCCTGCGGGACGCCGAGAACCCCGGACCAGGCCGCGGCCAGCCGCCGCTCGGTGGGTGTGCGCGGTGCGCGGTAGCGTTCCTCGGTCGCTTCGAGTCGCGCCGCCAGTGCTCCCAGCGCCTTCCTGTCGGTCTTGCCGTTGGCGGTGAGCGGAAGCGCCTCCCGCCGGACGACGACCGAAGGGACCATGTACTCCGGCAGCGACTCACCCAGCTGGGAGCGAAGTTCATCGCCG contains:
- a CDS encoding TauD/TfdA family dioxygenase, whose amino-acid sequence is MLASLHIAATELDTDHGKPPVLRVGATDDPARWTAGNRDALRAAVAEHGSVLVRGLGVRAPADVAAVLRELGVTPVAEREAFAPRAVYSDGVYSSSKWPPNQPMCMHHELSYALEFPGLMLFACLGAPTEGGATAVADSTAVLDALPPPLTERFAREGWLLTRSYHDEIGASLDQAFGTSDPEAVERYCRANAIECTWNPVGGLRTGQRRSAVVHHPASGRPCWFNQIAFLNEWTMDPEVREYLIDEYGPDGLPFNTRYGNGDPLTEDVVRLINEAYEANTTRHPWEAGDLLLVDNVRTAHSREPFAGPRDVVVALADPVRLTDCSPTREVTFS